The following nucleotide sequence is from Oreochromis niloticus isolate F11D_XX linkage group LG9, O_niloticus_UMD_NMBU, whole genome shotgun sequence.
AGAGTAGAATGAGGACCTAACAAGTGGCAGTTTTAAAGCGAACAAATCATATTCTAAATATTTTTGATCACCAAATACTTTTGGAGTATAAAAGCAAGGATTTCCATATTCTACTTTACATTAATCTTTTTTATGTAGTGAATATTTTTGGAATATTTTGGTGTAAATGATAAACACTTATTATTAGGGGTATGGGTAGTATTATTGAAAAAAAGTGTGTATGTTAGTGTGTACTATAAGAATTTTTTTATAATTACTACCACGCAAggagttgttctttttttgtgttactTAGCAACTCCATTGATTCACATTTCAAAAAGTGTTATCCTGTCCTGAGATAATTTATTATTTCTGACTTACTAAAATATTCCTGcagaattttattttgaaatgttggcatgaaaatatctttCACCGTGAATACTTAACAGGAAACTTTATTCAGTACAGATCTGTTGAGCACAAATTATGATTgtaaaaaatacagttaaagcTTATAAATGATCAGTGTTTTAAAATCTGCTAGGtttaaatattgaaaaaaaatcttgtgtaaaatatgaaaaccttttttgtttttaaaataaagacacTTTCTGAACCCAATCACTGTTAAAAAATTACCAGGCTTAGAGTTTGGATAGGTTTTCACTTTCAGATGGAATTACACATTATGTTCTAATTTcttattaataaaacaaaattatcaGAAGAAACAGATGCTGTAAATTTAAATGGAGAACATGCAGTATTGACTCAATCTAATTTTCAACACTGTAAATGATCTCTGAAAATATTTAGGCATTTTTTTGTCTCCATCTAGAGGCAGGTGTTCGCTGCCCTCACTCAGATCAGCAAGCACTCCGTGAGCCTGGCAGAGATGGTGATAGAGGCTGAGATCTTCcccgcagccatgtcctgtctcAGAGATCCAGATGAGTACGTCAAGAAAAATGTTGTCACCCTAATGAGGGAGGTGGTGAAACACACTCCAGAGGTACGGCGCGCACTCACATTTGCAGgcacaaacgcacacaaaaGAGACGCACAGTCAAGTGCCTGCATGCGTGTTTGTTTCCCCAGCTGGCCCAGGTGATTGTGAACTGTGGGGGCTTGGAAGCAGTGATTGACTACCTGGGCAATTGCCATGGAAACGTGCGTTTGCCTGGCATTATGATGCTGGGATATGTGGCAGCTCACAGTGAAAGCCTTGCCATGGCTGTCATTGTCTCTAAGGTGGTAATAACTCTTTATGTGACAGCTAATCCAGCCACTAAAGCCAGAGACGTTTCTTCATGCTTGCTATGTAGGTCATGTTAACTCAGCCAGCCCTGTTGTGCTGTGTGCCCTCCTGTCCTGCAGGGGGTGCCCCAGCTGGCCCTATGTCTGTCGGAGGAGTCTGAAGATCACATCAAGGCGGCCACAGTCTGGTCAGTGGGCCAGATAGGGCATCACACCCCTGAGCACGCCAAGGCAGTGGCCACAGCTAACCTGCTGCCCAAAATACTGGAGCTTTACATGAACGCCAGCAGCTCTGAGGACCTGCAGACCAAAGTAAGGGTTTCCTCTGAGCATCCAGAGAATCAGCCTTTTCTCTCACAGCACAAAGTCACAAAAGTGTTTGCttatgattttttatgtttacatgACTTTTGGACATCAACACCAAGCTGTTCCACTTGGAAGTTACACTTCTGTCCCAGTCTTTGCTGTTTTTAAGGACTCGTTGAGTCTAGTGTCTCTCTCCTATAATGTCTCTGAGTGGGATCAGATGTGAAGGACTTTCTCTTCTTGTGCACTTTTAGAGTAAAAAAGCTCTGAAGAGCGTTCTGCAGAAATGTACTTACCTGCCAAGTCTGGAGCCCCTCCTCTATGAAGCTCCAAGCAACATCCTTAAACATGTGGTCTGTCAGTTCAGCAAGGTAACTCTACAAGCAGGACCATAATCAGATCAATTCTATATatgtcagtcttttttttttttggtgtcatTTAGTTCAAGACTGTTTTTCATGCCAGTCCTTTCCTCAAAGGTGCTGCCTCATGACAGCAGAGCACGCCGCCTCTTTGTGACCAGTGGTGGACTGAAGAAAGTCCAAGAGATCGAGGCTGAGCCCGGGTCTCCCCTCCAGGAATACATCAATGCCATCAACGGCTGTTTCCCTGAGGAGATAGTGAGGTACAGTGTTCCTCCCAGCAGCCACGCTTGTGCATGCTGGAGTATACTTTTTGATTTCCGAACCTTGTTatccacagcagatcatctgacCATATATCATGTTTTTAGAAAAAATGTGACTAAATGAAAAGcttgaaaatgaacaaaaatggaGGTTATATTATATCGATTCTTCAGTGGTATTTACAGTATGTGTCatttgtgtttcaggtactaCTCTCCCGGCTACTCGGAGGCCTTGCTTGAGCGATTAGATGACTACCAGCCGGCCTGACATCGGCTCACAGCACACATCCGGTGTCGATATTCATGTGAAAATATACTGTGCCTttacaaatgtttttctttttccttttgtttttccccAAAGGTTTTCATGCCAACTGTTAAATTAAAAGGTTGAATATCCAATAAAAAGACAGCATCCAGGCTAGAATGTTCTCTTTAGATGCTACACCTGCTTCTGCACTCTAACGGTGCATTCGCAGCCAGCGTGACATTTCATGCAGTTGGAAGTGTTTCTGTTCTGCAcagagaggtcaaaggtcatgttCAGTGACACAGCAGCAGGTGGTAGAGATTTAATTAGGCTGCGTGCTCGCTGACGCATGGATCTGACTCAGCCCCCCCTGTCTAAGCTCCTCAGCTCCTGAGACAGAGACATCAAAGTCATACTCTTGGATAGAGACATGTTACAGTGTTATTTCTTTACTCGGCTCATGGCGGGAAACAGATGGCT
It contains:
- the spag6 gene encoding sperm-associated antigen 6 isoform X1, encoding MSQRHVVQVFEQYQKARMQFVQTVADLANRPQNIELLQNAGVMSLLCPLMLDVVPSIQHTAALALGRLADNSEDLAEAVVKEDILPQLAHSLASQNRFYKKAAAFVLRAVAKHSPELSQAVVACRGVDALVLCLEEFDPGVKEAAAWALGNIARHNAALSQSVVDAGAVPLLVLSLLEPEMALKRIAASTLSDISKHTPELAQTVVDTGAIAHLAQMILSPDTKLKRQVFAALTQISKHSVSLAEMVIEAEIFPAAMSCLRDPDEYVKKNVVTLMREVVKHTPELAQVIVNCGGLEAVIDYLGNCHGNVRLPGIMMLGYVAAHSESLAMAVIVSKGVPQLALCLSEESEDHIKAATVWSVGQIGHHTPEHAKAVATANLLPKILELYMNASSSEDLQTKSKKALKSVLQKCTYLPSLEPLLYEAPSNILKHVVCQFSKVLPHDSRARRLFVTSGGLKKVQEIEAEPGSPLQEYINAINGCFPEEIVRYYSPGYSEALLERLDDYQPA
- the spag6 gene encoding sperm-associated antigen 6 isoform X2, giving the protein MQFVQTVADLANRPQNIELLQNAGVMSLLCPLMLDVVPSIQHTAALALGRLADNSEDLAEAVVKEDILPQLAHSLASQNRFYKKAAAFVLRAVAKHSPELSQAVVACRGVDALVLCLEEFDPGVKEAAAWALGNIARHNAALSQSVVDAGAVPLLVLSLLEPEMALKRIAASTLSDISKHTPELAQTVVDTGAIAHLAQMILSPDTKLKRQVFAALTQISKHSVSLAEMVIEAEIFPAAMSCLRDPDEYVKKNVVTLMREVVKHTPELAQVIVNCGGLEAVIDYLGNCHGNVRLPGIMMLGYVAAHSESLAMAVIVSKGVPQLALCLSEESEDHIKAATVWSVGQIGHHTPEHAKAVATANLLPKILELYMNASSSEDLQTKSKKALKSVLQKCTYLPSLEPLLYEAPSNILKHVVCQFSKVLPHDSRARRLFVTSGGLKKVQEIEAEPGSPLQEYINAINGCFPEEIVRYYSPGYSEALLERLDDYQPA